The region CGAGCATTTCTGGACGATGCTTCAGAACAAGGGCTTCATCTACAAAGGTAGCTACGAAGGCTGGTATTCTACGCAGGATGAGAGTTTTCTCACGCCGTCACAGGTGGAAGACAGTACCGACTGCAAAGGGACATCCATCAAAATATCCGCTGAAAGTGGTCATAAGGTGTGCTTACACATACTGCTACCAATGGCATTAAAATGCTCatctttcagtttattttacgTTAACATAATTACATTCAGTGTCAATTAtgaaggaaatgaaagaaagaatgtTTGTCATATAAAATTGCTTATGTTGATAGTCTAAACCAGTTGTGCAGTCAATTTGCCGTTCTGGTACAGTaaattttttcagcattttcttcAGCATTCAAATTAGAATTTAAGAATCATTtgtttgtccttttttatttgtaggtGGAGTGGATGAAGGAGGACAATTACATGTTCCGCCTCTCTGCATTCCGGTCACTTCTCCAGCAGTGGCTGGAGGAGAACCCCAAAGCGGTGCAGCCAGAGCGCTTCCACCGTAGGGTTCTGCAGTGGCTGCAGGATGACCTTCCCGACCTCTCCGTGTCTCGCCAGCGGAGCCGTCTCCAGTGGGGCATCCCTGTCCCTGGAGACGCAGAGCAGACCATCTACGTGTGGCTGGACGCCTTGGTCAACTATCTGACAGTAGCAGGATATCCAGAGAGCCACTGTGAGTGGTGGAGCGCAGCTCACCACGTGGTGGGCAAAGATATCCTTAAGTTTCATGCCATTTATTGGCCTGCGTTCCTCCTTGCAGCTGGGCTGCCCCTCCCAAAGGCTATATATGTGCACTCACATTGGACAGTTGAGGGGCAGAAGATGTCAAAGAGCCTAGGAAATGTAGTGGACCCTGTGGAGAGGTCAGAGAGATTCACAGTAGATGGCATTAGGTACTTCCTTCTCAGGCAGGGGGTCCCAGACTCGGACGGTGACTATTACGACGATAAAATTATCAAGTTGCTCAACAACGAACTGGCCGGTTCTCTGGGTGGGCTTTTGAACCGATGCACTGCTCTCTCCCTGAATCCAGCCCAGGTGTATCCTAGCTTCTGCAATACGTGCTTCCCAAgagagccagcagggggcagcatagGAGTAAAAGTAATGCAGGAGGATTACAAGATGCTGGAGGCTGTGTCCAGCCTGCCAGCGGTGATGGAGCAGCATTTTGAGAACCTGCAGATTTACAAAGCACTGGAGGCCATCGCAGGGTGCGTACGACAAACTAACGGATTTATGCAGAGACACGCCCCATGGAAACTGGATCGCAGAGACTCCCAGGACCAGCGGTGGCTAGACACCATTTTACACGTCTCCCTGGAGTGCCTGCGGATCTACGGCACCCTTCTGCAACCCGTGGTTCCTGCAACAGCTGAGAAGCTCCTCTCCAGACTGGGCGTGGGGCCTGAGGAGAGAAGCTGGGAGATCCTGAACTTCCTGGCCCGCTACCATGGAAGGGAATGCCCCTTTGAGGGCAGACGGCTGGGTCCAGACACAGGGGTGCTGTTCAGTAGGTTGGATAGGCCTGAGACTGACCAAGGCAAACTGAAGAGGACTAAGAAAGACAGGTCACTGAAGCCactataaaatgtgttttgaagtACTGATTTGGGaatagatttttaaatgcattcaggAAAAAATTGTACTGTTAGAGGTTTTCAGCAAAATTACTCTTTGAATTTCAGGTTGATGGCCACATGGTGGCAGCCAGCCAGTGCTAACTGACTCCAAGACTCTAAGTTATATTACAAATAGTcccctcttaaaaaaaaaaaattaaaaaaaattaaaatcacacTGGTCTCTCACTTCTCCCTTGTGTCACTTTTCAATCAGATTTAATTCATACTTAAGACAAATGTTGGGgaagcattcattaaaaatatgtttattttctgaatccagcggttcaaacattcaatgcccttgttaaaatgtttagcactctgaatactgaatacaAGTGGTAATGTGTGCTAGAACCCCTCTCTTAACCTACAGATTAAATAGTttgcatgatttaaaaatgattgaaaattacaatgatcaattaaattgccaaatttgttGATCGGGCAATCTACAGTGACCTgatggaatcaaccaacaagtaaaaataaactatCAGGCCtgtatcaaaataatttaattaaataaggaGTCAATAAGAATAATAAGTTGAAATCATAGATATTGAAGACATTAAACAAGGTGTTGATTTGAAATTaccagagaagagagagagacagatatgCCAGACCTTGCCAGAGTATTACCCTCTTCCAGTTTCAAGGCCACAGGAACAAAGGAGACAAgttaaaaacacagaaccaagGAACTAccaccaaaatgaaaaagaaaactcttCTTCTCCAAGGCTCCAAAACAACTGTAACACAACCAACGttttcctgtggccatcttaaatgCACGGCTTGTGGATGCTTGCCCACAATTAATTGGGTGAAGCCGAGTTAAGGTgtggaaaggagggggggtgtgggagtcaggctcatttatgacaaggactggcctatcTAAAAGTGGACAGTGTGCTTATtaagtgaccttatgttgttgaaaacTCCGCTAAGAaccattatattattattataagattAATTATTTTAGCCTCTTTCTAATGAGGCCAAGCATAAATATATTAGGAGGCAATTCAGCTGTTGAATACCTCTAAAATGTGGAAATGTATTTGtccaggacggagtgtagcacagtgggtaaggaactagacttgtaaccgaaaggtcgcagtgACTCCGGTAAGGACATGCGTTGTactgagcaaggtatttaaacCTGCtgtcagtatatatccagctgtataaacggatacaatgtaaaatgctatgttaaaaagttgtgtaagtcgctctggataagagcgtctgctaaatgcctgtaatgtaatgtgcttttAACAACAGCTGTGATGGTTGTAAATTTCAACTGACAGGCCTGAACAACCAATTCTACATAGACATTAGGACTTGCAGTTGATGATCTCAATCGAATGTCACGGATTGCCATTCAGACttgaaatggagggaaaaaaatcctgACCCTTATGGTGATCTGTGGCCACGCTGAGCCCAGACACCCAATAAATAGCTTTATGTTTGGTGTCTCTTCTGTGACAAACTGCAGGAGGTGGAACCCACAGATCAcatgcctagattagggtatcagtgtaactttaatttccttttatgtTTGTGAAGGGGAGAACAGGCGCCATTTGTAGAAACAATACAATATTGTATCCAAttcactgtttctctttctgaggccataatctaaacacaCTTGATATCTGACACCAAGATGGCGAAACAAACTTCAGAGGAATCAATATATATGAAAACAGCTTATGTTTTTTAAAGTAGAAATAAGTAaaccaaaataatgtattttgtcAGTCAGTTTGCAGTTTTACACCGTTTCATTCTTCAATAATAAGTTCAttttcaacacttttttttgtactgtagaACACTTACTTGCTCTGTGGCAGGCTGTATTAATGCACACAGGGGGGTGTGTTGGCGGCGCGTTGTGAGCTTCTCTGCTTGACGTAGTTCTCACTGAGAACAATGTATGCttccacttttaaaaaatctgtcaaCTGGTAACAGGTTGATGGAAAATTCCGTAAATGAATGTCGCCTTCAGGTTATGCAGTTATTAATTTGAGGGTGGTTATTATCTGGACATTTCAAAGCTTGATTGTGTGGTCCCATTAGACTGCATTGCAAACCAGAGTGGAAGTCATTACTGATCAGCATGGTGGAAATAGTTCTGAAAAATTGGTAcaagttgaaaaaaaagtttagctCATAGTGCTTTTATATGTCCCTTTTTAATATGCTTGggacagtgattgacagcttggGTTGTTTTCTCTGCCATATATGAAACCAAAGCTGTATAGCAATGCTTCAGATCCTGGTGTGCTTAACTAAATTAGACAAGAGTGCAGGCCAAGCATGCCTGTGTAATTCAATGTGTGCAGGAAATGTTCCCTTTGAACCTGTGGCTCTTCGTAATGAGTAATATATTTCTTTGTGTGGGTAATGGAATGAGAAGTTGCatgtgtgggggaaaaagtaaattaaaaaggCCAGAAAAATGGCTAAGCAAGCACTGGGTGCAACATGGCATAAGATGAATTCCTTTAAGCGGTTTGGAAAGATGAAAAAGGGCAATTGGCTTCTGTGCTCAGAAACGCTGGAGTGTTTGGAAGGAACAATGAGTATACAGTTCTGCTGCTACTAAATAAATTCATATCTCATCTCTGTACCCTGATTTCAGGCACAGTCAGATTTTTTCTCTGAGAACAAGCCATGCTAATTTGTCAACTGTGGAAGTGTCCTTATAGGATGCCATCCTGGAACATTTCTTATTAGGGGCTGCTGGGGCACAAAGAGACTGAATGCAGGGTCTGGAGTGTGGGTGGGGCAGCAGCCACCTGTTGCTGCTGCAGAAACTCCTTTTGCAGCCGAGACAGACGGGGACCATCTCTGAATCAGTCCACACAAAGCACCCTTAAACGCTGAACATTTGGGATGAGTGAGTTCTGTGGAACAATTGGTGGCCAAATCCAGTCCAATTCCAAGGAATGAGCCCTGGAAATTCCAGTTAGCATATACAGAGGGAACAGTACAACCAGTCTGGGAGGGGTGCCATTGCATCCCCGTGTGCGAGCCATAAGTGGTATAGCCCTGGGAAATGTTCGACAACAAGAGGAAGAAGACAAGTATTGCAGAAAGCAAGCTAGCATTTTCTGTGAGTATCTCGTAGTAAGTCACTGGAAAGCTTGAGGATTGCATGAGAGGCTAGACAAAATGTGTATTAAGGGTTGGGCATCACCTGGCACACTTGTTGTCCTGCTGTAAAGTAGGGACAGAGCAAGGATGAACAGCTTGGTCATGCATTGGGGATTTGAGATGTGAGTCAGACCTGCATTGAGTGCCCACCACGTCATCCAGTCTCATCCGCTTGGTGTGCAGTTGCTGTTGCTGGTTTTGCCATGTGTACGACTGGGTACTGCTGTTGCTCCATTCCCATCATGCCAGCCCTGGCATTGTGGGCATCATCCCGGGGTTCATGGTCAAGTTAGGTATAAACTTACCCGTGAAGAGGTTTACCCTATGAGACCCATTGTGACAAAAATTTAACCTTTCTTTTCAGGCACCCATGAGACACCACTTGGCAAATATCACTTTAGAACAATATTTCCCAATTCCTTAGACCCTGCACTCTATCTTATTGCTCCaaactttaataataataatgttcattttcaacACTTTTTTTGCACTATAGAAACACTTACTTGCTCTGTGGCAGGCTGTATTAATGCACACAGGGGGGGTGTGTTGGCGGCGCGTCGTGCGCTTCTCTGCTTGACGTATGTATCCTTccgcttttaaaaaatctgtcaaCTGCAATTTTAAATGCCTGGTAACAGGCTGATGGAAAAttccataaataaatgtcacCTTCAGGCTATGCAGTTATTAATTTGAGGGTGGTTATTTTCTGGACATTTCAAAGCTTGTTTGTGTGGTCCCATTAGACTGCATTGTTAAGCACAGTGGATGTCATTACTGATCAGCATGGTGGAAAGGGGAGGAACACCAGAGAATGTCAGACTCCAGTGCTGAAGAAACAAATCATTGAAGGTAAAGTCCCGATTTTCACATTTGAGCTTTGCCAATCAAAATGAGTCATTTTCACAATTTAGACAAAGCATGAGCATCCATGAGAATTAGCAAACACCTTCTTGTGTTCTTGTGAGCTCATGCTTCCATAAAGCTTCCACATCTGGTCACTATTCACAAAAAGATTTTCTGAGTTTCTCTGGTAGCAAGCCTCCTACCCAAGCTATTAAAGCCAGCAGACTGAAAGAGCACTCGGAACCCAATTGATAACTCAGCATTCCATGCTTGTAACAAGTGTGTTGTGAATGCTTTGGCGTGTGGCGTCTATTACACCCTGCTGTGTTGCTGGCTGTGTAGTCCTGGccagggaagaaaacaaaacacattcttATAAAAACTCTATTTGAAATCTGCAGAGATATTCAGatataatgttttcttttgcaaatgATATTTTACTCAAGCATACCCCAAGACAGTCTTGTGCTCCCACTCAAAGCGTATCTGGTTAAAGGTGGCTTCAAAGAGACTTTTCCATAGCGACGTCTTTTCTCTGGAAACATCATTGCATGGATGGCTCCTGCTCCATGGGGGGCAATGGGAGAGTCTCCAGATAGTAGCTGTGCAGTTTGGGTTTCAGGTGCATATGGTATAGCAGGAGGCAAAGCTGTTCCTTGAGCTTGGCCACTTCGCAGTCCACTTGCCTTGTCTAGCCCCAGGTCAAGGTGGCCGactgcttcagttttttttttttttgttctaatttTCTAATCAGTTTGTGGTCACACTGCATGAATACAggtgtgcacatgcatgagGGTCTACttcttccatttctgtcagtACCTCTCCTTGTGGGAGGAGGAACCCAGGTGCATGGCCCTTCTCCAGTCCCTTTCCTGTGGCCTTAAGTATATGGCCTGGCACCAACGTGGGCAGCTTGGCGGTCTTTGGGGCCACCAGCCAAACCCCCGCGTGTTCTGATGAGCTGcaagcaaacacatgcacgcacccacgcaTACTGCTCAAAGGGTGGCAAAGCTCACAGCCACACTGGTGGTTAGTGgtgagaaaatatattttgaacaaaaacaaaaagaaaaaagtcctCCAGTCTATCCTTTGTGAGTCATACCTGTGGGTGTTGTGCAAATATAGCTACAAAAGAACAGCTGGCTTGCTGTGACATCTGACAGTTTAAGCAATCTGTCGCAGTGTTATAGTTAGAAGTATTCCCTAAACTGAAGTTACTTTACAGAGATATTGTTGCTATTGACATTGCTGTTAAAACTATTATTTCTCAGCAGATACCCTACCactattttttttgcaggggaAACAGAGGAACTGAATTCACCAGAACACCTGTCTAGAC is a window of Anguilla rostrata isolate EN2019 chromosome 9, ASM1855537v3, whole genome shotgun sequence DNA encoding:
- the mars2 gene encoding methionine--tRNA ligase, mitochondrial, with protein sequence MKSLNPSRLTLHYSVLGILTGTMKLANISFIRNFTGSFYGSVLRFQNCDTEYLRLSRRLMCKYRKEALYYVTTPIFYVNAAPHIGHLYSALTADCLHRYKLMRGFRSKFSTGTDEHGLKIQQAADVAGKEPLVFCAEVSSKFQQLFQRCNISYTDYIRTTEARHRRAVEHFWTMLQNKGFIYKGSYEGWYSTQDESFLTPSQVEDSTDCKGTSIKISAESGHKVEWMKEDNYMFRLSAFRSLLQQWLEENPKAVQPERFHRRVLQWLQDDLPDLSVSRQRSRLQWGIPVPGDAEQTIYVWLDALVNYLTVAGYPESHCEWWSAAHHVVGKDILKFHAIYWPAFLLAAGLPLPKAIYVHSHWTVEGQKMSKSLGNVVDPVERSERFTVDGIRYFLLRQGVPDSDGDYYDDKIIKLLNNELAGSLGGLLNRCTALSLNPAQVYPSFCNTCFPREPAGGSIGVKVMQEDYKMLEAVSSLPAVMEQHFENLQIYKALEAIAGCVRQTNGFMQRHAPWKLDRRDSQDQRWLDTILHVSLECLRIYGTLLQPVVPATAEKLLSRLGVGPEERSWEILNFLARYHGRECPFEGRRLGPDTGVLFSRLDRPETDQGKLKRTKKDRSLKPL